From Mytilus edulis chromosome 9, xbMytEdul2.2, whole genome shotgun sequence, the proteins below share one genomic window:
- the LOC139488301 gene encoding polycystin-2-like produces MESIEQVLITCFCLWIIFSISYSYKDDRSYNFHQNIATRLLTPENKTLQQFGKITHVKDYMKWLRYTAFPELYPETDYTGERLHWRLRQNFHDLTSFRVGPPRLRQLRVTNSSEVFSFFGRIRTRPKYDLPMEENRDFCFGWVSGICDKEREARSFSYAGWKFTSAVDIWGIPIPGRYSTYGGGGYITELAVNFDFSNRTLNELTDYLWIDRNTRAIYLEFNLYAPGLNLLAYNMFLAEFPETGGIVTSYTIYPFRIYFHLGTNGIYTLICEILFLLFLVALTGKVVSGIIKKRKTFFKSIWNILDCSCITLSFVCISMYAGRHILASQTMEKFKEDPKQFINFQHIAIWDLLFNLLHATLLSFSTLRLVGILGYDKRFSKIFLVLNNCAKDLFWFGIFILYVFLCYAALGYLLFGKYIESYRDIFESMGTLFISMIGKSKFTEINEKDPIIAQFYFFTFILLIVFTLLTMFIAILGESISAVHTINKRSKAEELIEFLWNKFKNMFVRKSEPTTNYKKQPFQNTSIGILYDIRKAFNDSDDDKKFQRVTTDFKKRSKRIFDTNK; encoded by the exons ataacacACGTCAAGGATTATATGAAATGGCTGCGATATACAGCGTTTCCAGAGTTGTATCCTGAAACTGATTATACAGGAGAACGTTTACATTGGAGACTAAGACAAAATTTCCATGATTTGACAAGTTTCAGAGTTGGACCACCTCGACTGAGACAACTTCGGGTCACAAATT CTTCTGAagtcttttcattttttggtagAATTCGAACGAGACCGAAATATGACTTACCGATGGAAGAAAACAGAGATTTTTGTTTTGGTTGGGTGAGTGGTATATGTGACAAAGAAAGAGAGGCACGTTCATTTTCGTATGCTGGGTGGAAATTCACGAGTGCCGTTGATATATGGGGTATCCCCATACCTGGACGCTATAGCACATACGGAGGTGGCGGATATATTACGGAACTAGCTGTAAACTTTGATTTTTCAAACAGAACTTTAAACGAATTAACAGACTATTTATGGATTGATAGAAATACACGAGCTATTTATCTAGAGTTCAACTTATATGCACCCGGTCTCAACCTATTGGCGTACAACATGTTTTTAGCAGAATTTCCTGAGACAGGAGGAATAGTTACCTCGTATACTATATATCCATTCCGAATATATTTTCATCTTGGTACGAATGGTATCTACACATTAATTTgcgaaatattatttttattatttttagtcgCTTTAACAGGCAAGGTCGTGTCAGGTATTATAAAGAAGAGAAAAACGTTTTTTAAAAGTATCTGGAACATTCTAGACTGTTCTTGCATTACCCTGAGTTTTGTGTGCATTTCAATGTATGCCGGACGTCATATTCTTGCATCACAAACCATGGAAAAATTCAAGGAAGATCCGAagcaatttataaattttcagcATATTGCAATATGGGACTTGTTGTTTAATTTGCTGCATGCTACTTTGTTATCATTTTCAACATTGAGATTGGTCGGTATTCTAGGCTATGACAAACGATTTAGTAAGATTTTCCTGGTTTTGAATAATTGTGCAAAGGATTTATTCTGGTTTGGTATTTTTATTCTTTACGTATTTTTGTGTTATGCCGCTCTTGGATATTTGCTATTTGGAAAATATATTGAATCATATCGTGATATATTTGAGTCTATGGGAACATTATTCATTAGCATGATTGGAAAGAGCAAATTCACAGAAATAAATGAGAAGGATCCAATTATAGcacaattttatttctttacttTCATCCTGCTGATAGTATTTACATTACTGACCATGTTTATAGCCATTCTTGGTGAGAGTATCAGTGCAGTACATACCATAAACAAACGAAGCAAGGCAGAAGAATTGATTGAATTTTTGTGGAATAAATTTAAGAATATGTTCGTAAGGAAGTCAGAACCTACGACAAATTACAAAAAGCAAC CATTTCAGAATACATCTATTGGTATCCTGTACGACATAAGAAAAGCCTTTAATGATTCTGATGATGATAAAAAGTTTCAACGAGTTACTACAGACTTCAAAAAGAGATCAAAACGTATTTTTGATACCAATAA GTAA